Part of the Elusimicrobiota bacterium genome is shown below.
CATTTGATACCCTCCTTTTAAAATGCATCTGAATATTCTCTAAAACAAGTGGAACACAAAAACCTATACCCATTTGTCGATGCTGTCGTCATGACGGATCATTCTTTCACCTTTTTCTGCTTGAGCGTTTCATGGATAGTATTTATGACACGATCATCAAATACCCTGCCCATTGAATATAGAATCTTCCAGTCATCTGCCATGATATCCTCGACAGACAGATAGGTTGTACACTTTTTAAAATCCAGCCAGGTGTCGTCCTTGTGCATACAAATCCCGATTGGTTCACCTGTCCTGGTACAAATATCACCATCTCCAGCTTCCATTCGTTTTAATGCTTCAATGATGTTCATTCTTTCACCTCTAACTTTTTTACAATAGGAGCCTTTTTCCCTAATACATCTTCAAATTGTTGATCCAATTTGTCTAAACATTTTTTACACAGCACCTTTGATGGGGGACATACTGGATTATTATCCCTATTCCAACAAAACTTTCGTGCTTTCATTCTTTCACCTCAAACGGAACCACATAAACATTTTTATGCCCGCACGTTTTTAAAACTTCTTTACGTTCTTTCCGTGCGGTCGATCTATTTTCATAGACTGCTAACTGGGGATAATTGTTATATGCAACATAACGAAGCCGCTCTTTTTTACCTATACACACCGCCCAAAGTTTCATTGGTTTAGGTTTCATTCTTTCACCTCTTTCGTTTCCCACAGCTTTATCTCATTCTCACGCCTGGTTATTAATCCGTTTATTATCTGTCCCCCACTCCTGATCCATCTTCGCAGTTGAGCAGGGGCTTGATCGTATTGAAGTTGATTCAAAAGTTTTAATAGGGTGCTTTCTTTGAATGCGTAAACTCCAACATTAAAAGCGAAAGATACCAAAGTATCATATTGGTTTTGGTTCAATTCCGCAAAAATATAAAGATTGACCGCATCTTCCACTTCTTTTAGGTCTTGCATCAAGAGTTGTAAACATTGCTTGTCTGAGAGTCCGTCCCTTATTCTGACTGTTTCATAGTTGATAATTATTTTGCCGGAAGCACCCTCGGATTTTGTTAATAGATGGCCGATGCCTATTGTTGGAAATCCGGCTGCATCATAATATAAGTGGGTAGCTTGCCCCTCCCACTTCCTTATTAAATCTAAACCGTTTTTGCTTATTTCCATATTTTCACCTCCTCCTTCGTCCTAAAAACATTCTCACAGTCCCAGCATTCATGGTACCAAAATTCTTCTGAGAACTCGCTTTTATCGTGGAACCAATTCCAGCATACATTGGTGCTTGCGCATTTAGGACATTTAAAGGTCATTCTTTCACCTCTAAAATGGATCAAAACGGTATTTCACTATCATCTTCTATCGGAGGCGGTTCGTCACCTTTGTCCACATCCTGGTTAGGATATTTATATTCATCGGACGCCATAATCATTTTCTGTAGCCAAGGGGCTAATGAATTAAAAATATCCTGGTCAAACTTATCAATATCAAAAAAAATTGAAGGGTTAATCTGCTCCGGTACTATAATCCCTTTAGGCAATGCAATAACTCCATTGATCTTGGTTCTGCCTTTATCATTATGAATAACCGACAACATGCAAGGAGCGCCAAGGACTTTTGTAAGATCGAAACCTTTTAGCTCTTCAGCCGTGAACTCCTTGCCTCTCCATGCTTCCAGGTCTTTACGCAGGTTAGCCTTCTCGTGTAAAGAATTACGATAAAATTTACTGACCATATAGGGCATACCGGCATATTCACCTTCAAAGATTTTTTCAGTAGGTAACTCCCATGAGA
Proteins encoded:
- a CDS encoding lysozyme, with product MEISKNGLDLIRKWEGQATHLYYDAAGFPTIGIGHLLTKSEGASGKIIINYETVRIRDGLSDKQCLQLLMQDLKEVEDAVNLYIFAELNQNQYDTLVSFAFNVGVYAFKESTLLKLLNQLQYDQAPAQLRRWIRSGGQIINGLITRRENEIKLWETKEVKE